TGGCGGAATGGATCATCGAGGACAAGCTGGACGTGCGTTTCCAGCTGCAGCTGCACAAGCTGCTGTGGAACGACGCGCCCGGACATTGACATCAGGAATGCGTGAAGAGGAGTGAGAAGTGGGCGCGCGACGACCCGGCTCTTCCCTCACTTCTCACTCCTCTTCACTCACTTCTCGCCTTACGCGCGCTGGCCTGTCTTGCCGGTGGCGCCTGTCGGCCGGATCACCGGCCTGAACCCCTAGTGGAAGTCATCCCATGACCCAAACCTCTCCCCGCAAGGCTGTCGTGCTCGTCTCCGGCGGCATGGACTCGGCCGTCACCATCGCCATCGCCCGCGAGCAGGGCTATCAGGTGCACTCGCTCAGCGTGGCCTACGGCCAGCGCCACAGCGCCGAGCTGGCGGCCTCCGAGCGGGTGTCGCGACTGCTGGGCGCCGTGGAGCACAAGACCGTGCACGTGGACCTGCGCACCATCGGCGGCTCGGCGCTGACGGCCGACATCGACGTGCCGCTCGACCAGACGGGCGAGCAGGGCATTCCGGTGACCTACGTGCCGGCACGCAACACCATCATGCTGTCCATCGCGCTGGGCTGGGCCGAGGTGCTGGGCTCCAACGACATCTGGTGCGGCGTGAACGCGGTGGACTACTCGGGCTATCCCGACTGCCGCCCGGCCTTCATCGAGGCGTTCGAGCAGCTGGCGAACGTGGCCACCAAGGCTGGCGTGGAAGGGGCGGGCATCCGCATCCATGCCCCGCTGATGCGCATGAGCAAGGCCGACATCGCCCGCGAGGGCCAGCGCCTGGGCGTGGATTTCTCTGAGACGGTCAGCTGCTACCAGGCCGACGCCGAGGGACGCGCCTGCGGCCATTGCGACGCCTGCCGCCTGCGCGCGCAGGGCTTCAGCGCGGCCGGTCTGCCGGACCCCACCCGCTACGCCTGAACGGGCTTGCTTGTGCCGTGGGCGCCCAGCCCATAAAATGTCGGGCTTGCTTTTCAAGTGTGGGCCGTTAGCTCAGTCGGTAGAGCAGTAGACTTTTAATCTATTGGTCGATGGTTCGAATCCATCACGGCCCACCAGAACGCATGAGACCCGCGGAAACGCGGGTCTTTTTTTGCCTGTGGGAAGCCGGTTGGGCGGGAAGGGCGGCGACTCAGCTCGCCTCGCGCCACGCCGCGGCAGGTTGCTTCTGCGGGCAGGAGTGGCGCTCCAGCATCGGCATGCGCGGCAGGTCGAACCAGAAGGTGCTGCCACGCCCCGGTTCCGAACGCAGCCCGATACGGGTGCCCAGCAGGCGCGCCAGGCGTTCGGCAATGGCCAGGCCGAGGCCGTAGCCACCGCGCCGCTCGCTTTCCCCGCCCTGCAACTGCACGAACTCTTCGAAAATGCGTTGCTGATGGATCACGGCGATGCCCGGACCGTTGTCGCGCACTTCAATGCGGATGGACTGGCCGCGACGGCGTGCCGCGATGAGCACGCGTCCTTCGGGCGCATTGGCAATGGCGTTGCTGGCCAGTTGATAGAGCAGGCTGGCCGCCACATCGGCGTCGCCGTGCAACTGGTGCTGGCTGCCTCGCCAGGCCAGTGTGACGCGGTGCTGCGCGGCCTCGTGGTTGAGCGAGGTGCGATCACGCATGAACAGTTCTGCGGCGGTGAAGCCGATGGGCTTCACGGCGATCACGCCGGCGTCGAGGCGGGAGATCTCCAGCAGCGCATCCAGCAGGCGGGTCATCGACGCGATGCTGTGGCGCATCTGCTGGAACAGCGATTGCTGCTCGTTGCTGACGTTCTGGTCCAGGCCAGCCGCAAACAGTTCCAGCGCCTGCAGCGGCTGCCGGAAGTGGTGGCTGACCAGGGCAATGAACTGCGATTTGCTGCGCGTCGCCGCCTGGCTCTGGCGCAGGCGATCCAAGGCCTCGACGGCGTTGTCGTGCTGCATCGCACTCCAGTCGCGTCGCTGCTCTTCGTGCAGCTCGGAGAGGCGCTGCAGGGTTTTGCGCACTTCGATGAACTCGGCGCTGGCAGGGGTGTTGTCCAGCTGCGGATGCCGCCCATTCACCAGCTCATGCACCGCATAGCGCACCTGCGACAGCGGTTCGAGCACGCGATGGCGAATGGATACGCGGGCGAGCCACGCAAGCACCAGCACCCCGGCCACGCACAGCGCCCCCAGCAGCCAGACCATGGCCTGCGCCTGCCGCAGCGGGCGCGTGTCCACCTGCATGCTTACCCAGGACGTGGCAGTGCCGTGGGGCCTTACCTCGCTGCGGTAGGTGGTGCCGTCGCTGGACGAGGGCTTGCCGCTGCTCCACAGGGTGCCGTCGGCGCCATGCCATTCCACGCGCACCACCCGGTCGGCCTGGCCTTCCTGCAGGGTGCGGTCGAGGGCGATCTGGGGCGACAGTTCGCCGGGCACGTCGAGCTCGCCGGCCAGCCGCGCCAACCGCAGGCTGGCGGTGGAGTCCACGCGTTCGGCCAGGGCATGGCTCTGCTGCACGCACAGCGCCAGGATCAAAGCCACGGCGGCGATGGTGCTTGGCAAAACCACATCGATGAACAGGCGGGGCAGCAGTTGCGCGCGCGGCTCCATGCGTCAGGCCTCCCGGGCGCGGCCGTGCGCCGGTGGCGATGCGGGCCTGGAGTACGGGGAGACGCAGATTGACGACATGTCTTGGATCCCGGCAATCAGGGTACGAAAGGGCCCAGGGACGCACCGCGGCGCGGATAGGCCCTGGTTGGCACTCTAAAGAATCCAGAGGGCCCCTTCGATACGCACTTCGTTCTAGCGCGAGGCGCCATAGTGCTAACGGACTATGGGCCGGACGCCGTATGGTGCTGCGTTGCGGCATCCTCTGGCATGACGGCGGCCACGTTTGGCGCTACCTTGCCACCCGCACGCCCACCCCGGGCGGATTGGAGAACCCCATGTCCTCACGTTGTCGCTGGATGATCGCCGTTTCCCTGCTGGGCCTGGCCGGTGCGGCCCTGGCGCAGGATATTCCCGCCAACATGCCCAAGCGCAAGCCGGGTCTGTGGGAAATGCAGACCTCCGGCATGGGCGGACAGTCTCAGACGACCAAGTTCTGCCTTGACGCCGATACCGACACGGCGATGTACAAGATGGGCACGCACATGAGCGGCCAGATGTGCAGCAAGTTCAAGATCGACGTGCAGGGCAGCAACAAGGTGGTGACGGATGCCGTCTGCAAGATCAACACGCCCAACGGCGGGGTCGACATGACCAGCCACAGCGAGACCACCTACCAGGGCGATACCTCCTACGCGACGCAGGGCCACATCACGTACAACCCCGCCATCATGGGCCATGCGGACATGGCCATCACCAGCACCGGTCGCTGGGTCGGGCAGTGCGCCGCGGGCCAGAAGCCGGGCGACATGATCATGCCCAACGGCCAGACCATGAACATCAAGGACATGCAGGGGCACTAAGAGCCCATTCGCGACCTCCTTCAAGCGCCAGATTTCCTCACCGTCATCCCCGCGGGGACCCCACAAAACGGGATGACGGTGAAGGCAAGCAAGGTGCTACGGCGGGATTTT
This genomic interval from Dyella japonica A8 contains the following:
- a CDS encoding DUF3617 domain-containing protein; the encoded protein is MSSRCRWMIAVSLLGLAGAALAQDIPANMPKRKPGLWEMQTSGMGGQSQTTKFCLDADTDTAMYKMGTHMSGQMCSKFKIDVQGSNKVVTDAVCKINTPNGGVDMTSHSETTYQGDTSYATQGHITYNPAIMGHADMAITSTGRWVGQCAAGQKPGDMIMPNGQTMNIKDMQGH
- a CDS encoding sensor histidine kinase, which produces MEPRAQLLPRLFIDVVLPSTIAAVALILALCVQQSHALAERVDSTASLRLARLAGELDVPGELSPQIALDRTLQEGQADRVVRVEWHGADGTLWSSGKPSSSDGTTYRSEVRPHGTATSWVSMQVDTRPLRQAQAMVWLLGALCVAGVLVLAWLARVSIRHRVLEPLSQVRYAVHELVNGRHPQLDNTPASAEFIEVRKTLQRLSELHEEQRRDWSAMQHDNAVEALDRLRQSQAATRSKSQFIALVSHHFRQPLQALELFAAGLDQNVSNEQQSLFQQMRHSIASMTRLLDALLEISRLDAGVIAVKPIGFTAAELFMRDRTSLNHEAAQHRVTLAWRGSQHQLHGDADVAASLLYQLASNAIANAPEGRVLIAARRRGQSIRIEVRDNGPGIAVIHQQRIFEEFVQLQGGESERRGGYGLGLAIAERLARLLGTRIGLRSEPGRGSTFWFDLPRMPMLERHSCPQKQPAAAWREAS
- the queC gene encoding 7-cyano-7-deazaguanine synthase QueC, translated to MTQTSPRKAVVLVSGGMDSAVTIAIAREQGYQVHSLSVAYGQRHSAELAASERVSRLLGAVEHKTVHVDLRTIGGSALTADIDVPLDQTGEQGIPVTYVPARNTIMLSIALGWAEVLGSNDIWCGVNAVDYSGYPDCRPAFIEAFEQLANVATKAGVEGAGIRIHAPLMRMSKADIAREGQRLGVDFSETVSCYQADAEGRACGHCDACRLRAQGFSAAGLPDPTRYA